CGACGGCGAGCAGGGTGATGCTGATGGGGCCCCACGCGGGGTCTCCTGCTGCGTCGACGTCGCTCACCAGCAACGGGAAGTTCCCCGCGATGAGCACAGCCGACACGGCGAGCCCGATGAAGCCCAGCCCGGGTGCGATCGTGGTGTGCCAGGGGCTGCGCAGCACCCTGGTGCGCGCGAAGTAGACGATCACGGCGAGGCAGGTGACCGCCATGAGGATCACGATCGCCAGCGTGCCGATGCCGGCGAACCACGAGAAGATGTTCTCCGGGGCGAAGCCGAGCAGCGCGAACAGGATGATCGCGAGCCCCGACGTCGAGACCTGCACGATCGACGCGACGTGCGGCGACCCGTGGCGGGAGTGCACGGTGCCGACCCGGTCGGGCAGCACCCGCGCGTTCGCCATGGCGTGGTGGTAGCGGGTGAGCACGTTGTGCAGCGAGAGCACGGCGGCGAACATGCTGCCCAGGAACAGCAGCGCCACGGCGACCGAGCCGACCGGACCGAGGTACCGCTCGGTGACCCGGGTGATGAGGGTGGTCGGGTCGGCTGCGGCCTCGTCGATGATCGCGCCCTCGCCGACGCCCACGACGATGGTCCAGGCGGCGAAGGCGTAGAAGACGCCGATGACGACGGCCGAGGCGTAGGTCGCCCGCGGGATCGTGCGCTCGGGCGTGCGGACCTCGTCGCGGTAGACCACGGTGGACTCGAAGCCGATGAAGCTCGCGATGGCGAACATGAGGCCGAGGGCCGGTGCACCCGAGAGGATGTTCTGCAGCACGAAGGTGCCGAAGGTCACGCCGTCCGCGCCTCCGGTGATGAGGATCACGACGCCGAGCAGCACGACGATGCCGATCTCGGCGAGCAGCACCACGACCAGCACGCGCGAGCTGAGCTCGATCTGGCGGTAGCCGAGCGCGCCCACGAGCACGACGGAGGCGAGTGTGAGCAGCCACCACGGGATCTCGGGACCGCCGAGCAGCGCAACGCTCGAGCTGATGGTGGCGCCGAGGTACGAGAAGACCGCGATCTGCACCGTGGTGTAGCAGACGAGGGCCAGGTAGGCCGTGGCCAGGCCCGGCGTGCGTCCGAGGCCGTGCGTGGCGAACACGAAGAACGACCCGGCCCGGGGAAGGAAACGGCTCATCGCGGTGAGGCCGACGGAGAACAGCAGCAGGATCACCGTCGCCAGCAGGAACATCACCGGGAAGCCGATGCCGTTCCCGACGAGGTACCCGATCGGCACGAGACCGCCGACCACCGTGAGGGGCGCCGCGGCGGCGATCACCATGAAGGTGACCGCCACCGCGCCGAGGTTGCCGCGCAGGGTGCGCTCGGGCGGTTGTTGCGCGGACGGCGACGTCGTTGTCGAAGCATCCATGTCAAAGCATCCTTTTGCCGATTGGACTAATGGTCTAAGTTCTAGCCCATTAATACATGCGGCACAAGAGGGAATCGTGCGACGGTCTGGAGCTACGGCGCGACGCGGTGATGCGGGGCAGTCGCGCGACCGTCTGAGCGGCCTCAGCGCACGATCACGCCGGATGCGGGTTCGGTGGCGCCGTCCCGCTCAGCGCAGGAGACCGAGGCTGGCGAGGGCGTGGCGGATGAGCGTGCCGCGGCCGCCCTCCATCTCCGCCGCGACGGCGTCGGAGGCCGCGGCCTCCGGCGTGAACCACGTCACCTCGAGGGCGTCCTGCCTCGGCTCGCAGGTGCCGGTGACCGGCACGACGTACGCGAGCGACACGGCGTGCTGACGGTCGTCGTGGTACGCGCTCACGCCGGGGATCGGGAAGTACTCGGCCACCGTGAAGGGCAGGGGCTGAGGCGGCAGCAGCGGGAACGCCATCGGCCCGAGGTCGTTCTCGACGTGACGGAACAGGGCGTCGCGGATGGTCTCACCGAACCGCACCCGGCCCGACACGATGGTGCGCGTGATCTCGCCGAGCGGGGTCGAACGCAGGAGGATGCCGATCTCGGTCACCTGCCCCGATCCGTCGGTGCGCACGGGGATCGCCTCGACGTAGAGCATCGGCAACCGGCGCCGCGCCTCTTCGAGCTCGATGTCGCTCAGCCACCCGGGGTTGGCAGCAGGCGCGGGGCCCGATCCCCCGAAAGCGCCGAGCCCTTCGTCGTCGGGTTCGGGATCGGGATCAGGTGTGCGCACCGCCATGGTTCCTTTCTACCAGCCGTGCTCGTGAGGCGACACGGCACTACCGGCGACAGATCGCCGACACGCCCCGTTGTCGCAGGTGCCTGGCAGGATGAGGGGGTGATCGACATCGACGACGCGGCGACCCGATGGTCGTCTCCCGAGCGGGGGCGGATGCCGCTCCTCGTGCTGCTGCACGGATACGGTGCCGACGAACACGACCTGTACGGCCTCGTCCCCTTCCTCCCCGACGGTGTCGTGGTCGCATCGATCGCCGCGCCGCTGACGCCTCCGTGGCCGATGCCGGGACGCTCCTGGTATCCGATCGACGCGCTCGACGGACGCGACCCGGCGCACGTCACCGCCGCGGCGGAGGCCGTGCTCAGATGGCTCGACGCTGCGGCATCCGAGTTCACGCACGTGGCGCTGCTGGGGTTCTCGCAAGGTGCGGCCGTGTCGCTGCAGGCGCTCCGGCTGGCTCCCGAGCGGATCGGCGCCGTGGTCGCCCTCAGCGGGTACGCCGCACCGGGCGACCTTCCGCTCGACGAGACGATGGCCGAACTGCGTCCTCCGGTGTTCTGGGGGCGCGGCACGCACGACGACGTCATCCCCCGGTCCCTGGTCGAGCACACGGCCGACTGGCTCCCCGCGCACTCCGACCTCTCCGGTCGCGTGTACACGGGGCTGACGCACAGCATCTCCGAGCAGGAGCTCGGCGACGTCTCGACCTTTCTGACGCGCTGGCTCGAGGGGCTCCCGACCGACTGATCAGCGGTCGGGCTCCCGCTCTTCACCGGGGTCGGCGTCTCCGGCCTCACGCGCCTCGTCTGCGGCGCGCAGCCTCGCTGCGGCCACCGCGAACCCCGCGATGACCGCTCCGCCCGCACCCGTCCCGAGTGCGACCCCCACCGCCATGTCGTCGAGCGCCACGCCCAGGGCGACGCCGACGCCCATCCCGATCGCAAGGCCAGCGCCGAGTCCGGCGCGCTGCATGGTCTCGCCCAGTCGGGGGTCGCGGTCTGCCATGCGTCCACGCTAAGCCACCCGCTCTCGCTCCCTCCACACCCGACGGATATCACGGGCCGTCCACAGATCCCGGTGCTCTCCCGCTTGACCGCATCGCATATCGCAACGGACTGGAAGGCCGGCCGGACCGCACCGAGAATGAGGGGATGCTGAACATGACCGAGCCGCAGATCTGGACGATGATGAGCGCGTTCATCGCGCTGATGTTCGGTCAGCTGACGATCGTGCCGACGCTCTTCGTCCGAGTGGCCAGATCGGAGATCGGGACGGTGCGTGAAGAGATCGGGACGGTGCGTGAAGAGATCGGCACGGTACGCGCCGAGACCCGCGGGGGATTCGGTGTCGTTCGAGGTGAGATCGGAGTCCTGCGCGCCGAGACGCGTGCGGGCTTCGCACGCATCGACGGCCTCGACCGCGACGTGCAGGCCTTGGTGAAGCACACGTTCGGCATCGACCGCGGATAGCGGCGACACGCCCGGGGTTGCGTTCCGCGACACGCCCGGGTATCGTCGTGGAGTCCTGTCCGCCGTGTCTGGAAGTCCATTGATCTGAATCGTCGCCTCCGCGCTCCTCTGACCGCGCGCTGACCCGACGATCGCCGACTCCACGGCCGACACATCCCTCGCTTCGAGCACCCTTCTCGGTGTTCCAGGGGTCCGGTGTCAGTGCACCCTCGCAC
This Microbacterium sp. XT11 DNA region includes the following protein-coding sequences:
- a CDS encoding APC family permease, whose translation is MDASTTTSPSAQQPPERTLRGNLGAVAVTFMVIAAAAPLTVVGGLVPIGYLVGNGIGFPVMFLLATVILLLFSVGLTAMSRFLPRAGSFFVFATHGLGRTPGLATAYLALVCYTTVQIAVFSYLGATISSSVALLGGPEIPWWLLTLASVVLVGALGYRQIELSSRVLVVVLLAEIGIVVLLGVVILITGGADGVTFGTFVLQNILSGAPALGLMFAIASFIGFESTVVYRDEVRTPERTIPRATYASAVVIGVFYAFAAWTIVVGVGEGAIIDEAAADPTTLITRVTERYLGPVGSVAVALLFLGSMFAAVLSLHNVLTRYHHAMANARVLPDRVGTVHSRHGSPHVASIVQVSTSGLAIILFALLGFAPENIFSWFAGIGTLAIVILMAVTCLAVIVYFARTRVLRSPWHTTIAPGLGFIGLAVSAVLIAGNFPLLVSDVDAAGDPAWGPISITLLAVVVIAPVIGLIQAAIMKSRSPEAYAQITRRFDENV
- a CDS encoding DUF4916 domain-containing protein; protein product: MAVRTPDPDPEPDDEGLGAFGGSGPAPAANPGWLSDIELEEARRRLPMLYVEAIPVRTDGSGQVTEIGILLRSTPLGEITRTIVSGRVRFGETIRDALFRHVENDLGPMAFPLLPPQPLPFTVAEYFPIPGVSAYHDDRQHAVSLAYVVPVTGTCEPRQDALEVTWFTPEAAASDAVAAEMEGGRGTLIRHALASLGLLR
- a CDS encoding alpha/beta fold hydrolase; this translates as MDIDDAATRWSSPERGRMPLLVLLHGYGADEHDLYGLVPFLPDGVVVASIAAPLTPPWPMPGRSWYPIDALDGRDPAHVTAAAEAVLRWLDAAASEFTHVALLGFSQGAAVSLQALRLAPERIGAVVALSGYAAPGDLPLDETMAELRPPVFWGRGTHDDVIPRSLVEHTADWLPAHSDLSGRVYTGLTHSISEQELGDVSTFLTRWLEGLPTD